Proteins from a genomic interval of Lactococcus protaetiae:
- a CDS encoding ATP-dependent Clp protease proteolytic subunit has protein sequence MGYLVPTVIEQSSRGERAYDIYSRLLKDRIIMLTGPVEDGMANSIIAQLLFLDAQDNTKDIYLYVNSPGGSVSAGLAIVDTMNFIKSDVQTIVMGMAASMGTIIASSGTKGKRFMLPNAEYLIHQPMGGAGQGTQQTDIQIIADSIKKTRDRLERILSENSGKPIEQIHKDTERDHWMDAKETLDYGFIDEIMENNSLK, from the coding sequence ATGGGTTATTTAGTACCTACTGTTATTGAACAATCTAGTCGTGGCGAACGCGCTTATGATATCTACTCAAGACTTCTGAAAGACCGTATCATTATGCTGACAGGTCCTGTTGAAGATGGAATGGCAAACAGTATTATTGCACAGCTCCTCTTTCTTGATGCACAGGATAATACAAAAGACATTTATCTTTATGTTAACAGTCCCGGTGGCTCTGTATCAGCTGGTCTTGCTATTGTTGATACAATGAACTTCATTAAATCTGATGTTCAAACCATCGTCATGGGTATGGCTGCTTCAATGGGGACAATCATTGCATCAAGTGGTACAAAAGGCAAACGCTTCATGTTACCAAATGCAGAATATTTGATTCACCAACCAATGGGTGGTGCAGGCCAAGGCACTCAACAAACAGATATTCAAATTATTGCCGATAGCATCAAAAAAACACGTGACCGCCTAGAACGTATTCTCTCTGAAAACTCAGGAAAACCTATTGAGCAAATTCATAAAGATACAGAACGTGACCACTGGATGGATGCCAAAGAAACTTTAGACTATGGTTTCATTGATGAAATTATGGAAAATAATTCACTCAAATGA
- the spx gene encoding transcriptional regulator Spx, with amino-acid sequence MITIYTAPSCTSCKKAKNWLSYHQIPFNERNLIADPLSVDEISRILEKCDDGVEGLISSRNRFVKTLGVDFEDLSLSAAIKIISENPQIMRRPIIMDEKRLHVGYNEEEIRAFLPRTVRILENGGARLRSAI; translated from the coding sequence ATGATTACAATCTATACAGCCCCCTCTTGTACAAGCTGTAAAAAAGCTAAAAATTGGCTTTCATATCACCAAATTCCATTCAACGAGCGAAATCTCATTGCTGACCCATTATCAGTTGATGAAATCAGTCGTATTTTGGAAAAATGTGATGATGGTGTGGAAGGATTGATTTCAAGCCGAAACCGTTTTGTGAAGACTTTGGGTGTTGATTTTGAAGATTTATCACTGTCAGCAGCGATTAAAATCATTTCAGAGAATCCACAAATTATGCGTCGTCCAATCATCATGGATGAAAAACGTTTGCACGTTGGCTACAATGAAGAAGAAATTCGAGCTTTCCTACCACGTACGGTGCGCATTTTAGAAAATGGCGGTGCACGTTTGCGTAGCGCAATCTAA
- a CDS encoding TatD family hydrolase has translation MEIFDTHTHLNSEEFDGRIPDELKKAEQLGVTRINNVGSNYKLNKKAVLLAEKFAACYATIGWHPDDAAEFDADAEQYLLEELAKEKVIALGEIGLDYHWMVRPKEEQERVFRQQIQIAKCANVPFQVHTRDALDDTYAIIKDEGVGSSGAIMHSFSGTYEEAKRFVELGMMISFSGVVTFKKAVAEQEAAQFLPLDKILVETDAPYLTPVPYRGRENTPGYTRYVIDKIAELRGISAEEVARITTQNALKIFKL, from the coding sequence ATGGAAATTTTTGATACACATACACATCTCAACTCTGAGGAGTTTGATGGACGGATACCAGATGAGCTAAAAAAAGCTGAGCAACTTGGTGTGACAAGAATCAACAACGTTGGAAGTAACTATAAGTTGAATAAAAAAGCCGTTTTGCTAGCAGAAAAATTTGCTGCGTGCTATGCCACAATTGGCTGGCACCCTGATGACGCAGCAGAGTTTGACGCTGATGCAGAGCAATATTTGCTTGAGGAACTTGCAAAAGAGAAAGTCATTGCACTTGGCGAGATTGGTTTAGATTATCATTGGATGGTGCGTCCAAAAGAAGAGCAGGAGCGCGTGTTTAGACAGCAGATTCAGATTGCGAAGTGCGCAAATGTTCCATTTCAAGTGCATACAAGAGATGCGCTTGACGATACTTATGCAATCATCAAGGATGAAGGTGTGGGCAGTTCAGGGGCAATCATGCATTCTTTTTCGGGAACCTATGAAGAAGCAAAACGTTTTGTTGAACTTGGGATGATGATTTCCTTTTCAGGAGTTGTCACTTTTAAAAAAGCTGTTGCAGAACAAGAAGCGGCACAGTTTTTGCCTCTTGACAAAATTTTGGTAGAAACAGATGCACCATATTTGACACCTGTTCCTTATCGAGGTAGAGAAAATACACCTGGCTACACACGGTATGTCATTGATAAAATCGCAGAATTACGCGGAATTTCGGCTGAAGAGGTCGCACGCATAACAACCCAAAATGCTTTAAAGATTTTTAAATTATAA
- a CDS encoding FMN-dependent NADH-azoreductase, whose translation MSTLLAILAHPHTDDFSWSLATFDEFIKSYKAAHPDEHIIIRDLFDEKVPALDNDTFAAWKRNKYAPDTLTEADQSLLARHNAYVDEFIAADKYVFVNPMYNGFTTAELKQYIDVIAVPRKLFRYTENGPVGLLKGKKSLHIQSAGGLYHNEEDASHMAEDLGAAYIEQTMKMIGIEAREQLFVEGYAHYPERAEELKKKAFDEAQELGKNF comes from the coding sequence ATGAGTACTTTACTAGCAATTTTGGCCCACCCTCACACGGATGATTTTAGCTGGTCTTTAGCAACTTTTGATGAATTTATCAAGAGTTATAAAGCGGCACATCCTGATGAACACATCATTATTCGTGATTTATTTGACGAAAAAGTGCCGGCGCTTGACAATGACACTTTTGCCGCTTGGAAACGGAACAAATATGCTCCAGATACTTTGACTGAGGCAGACCAATCACTTTTAGCGCGTCATAATGCTTATGTTGATGAATTTATAGCTGCTGATAAGTATGTCTTTGTCAATCCGATGTATAATGGCTTCACAACAGCGGAGCTGAAACAATACATTGATGTGATTGCTGTACCACGCAAACTTTTTCGTTATACAGAAAATGGTCCTGTTGGTCTTTTGAAAGGGAAAAAGAGCTTGCATATCCAGTCAGCCGGAGGTTTATACCATAATGAAGAAGATGCATCGCATATGGCAGAGGATTTGGGGGCGGCATATATTGAACAAACCATGAAAATGATTGGGATTGAAGCACGTGAACAACTCTTTGTTGAGGGATATGCTCATTATCCAGAACGTGCCGAAGAATTGAAGAAAAAAGCATTCGACGAAGCACAGGAATTAGGAAAAAACTTTTGA
- a CDS encoding transcriptional regulator — protein MRNGKEVDKAIGQALHDLRSQKGNRTLESQWILRQLGDEELTKEVTSLSVVALHILSSLKEKDLTGVELASRLEVTRGAITRAAGNLTAYHFVKVYQLDVDKKKIFYQLTDKGRKVAAVHDKMHEKIDEIFNEQIFLKYTENEKRVILGFLTDVNAVDDLLNEML, from the coding sequence ATGAGAAATGGAAAAGAAGTGGATAAAGCAATCGGTCAGGCTTTGCATGATTTGCGCAGTCAGAAAGGAAATCGAACGCTTGAATCACAATGGATTTTGCGGCAATTAGGTGATGAAGAGTTGACAAAGGAAGTGACAAGCTTATCGGTTGTGGCACTTCATATCTTGTCTAGCTTGAAAGAAAAAGATTTGACTGGCGTTGAGTTGGCGAGTCGTTTGGAGGTTACACGTGGAGCGATTACGCGAGCTGCTGGCAATTTGACAGCATATCATTTTGTTAAAGTTTATCAGCTTGATGTGGATAAAAAGAAAATTTTTTATCAATTGACAGATAAGGGGCGAAAAGTCGCTGCTGTTCATGATAAAATGCATGAGAAAATTGATGAGATTTTCAATGAACAAATTTTTTTGAAGTATACGGAAAATGAAAAGCGAGTGATTTTAGGGTTTTTGACGGATGTTAATGCAGTAGATGACTTGTTGAATGAGATGTTATGA
- a CDS encoding VOC family protein: MKSSTDDEFDRIGEKMKLDTYGLFVKDLTVMVPFYCENLGFTTEWDGNPDHADLFDKVTGFRLMLSHRKFIEELLGKETDELDLNMRMEQAFLVGSHAEVDEKFAAFKLAGIKIISEPVTYPWGQRAFYFADPEGNLSEIFAE, from the coding sequence ATGAAAAGTTCAACAGATGATGAGTTTGATAGGATTGGAGAAAAGATGAAATTAGATACGTATGGACTTTTTGTCAAGGACTTGACAGTGATGGTTCCTTTTTACTGTGAAAATCTTGGTTTTACAACAGAATGGGATGGGAACCCTGACCACGCAGACTTATTTGATAAAGTGACAGGTTTTCGCTTGATGCTTTCTCATCGGAAATTCATTGAGGAGTTATTGGGGAAGGAAACAGATGAACTTGATTTAAATATGAGAATGGAACAAGCATTTTTGGTTGGTTCTCATGCTGAAGTCGATGAAAAATTTGCAGCATTTAAATTGGCGGGCATCAAAATAATTTCGGAACCGGTCACTTATCCGTGGGGACAACGTGCCTTTTATTTCGCTGATCCAGAGGGAAATTTGAGTGAGATTTTTGCAGAATAG
- a CDS encoding adenylate kinase, translating to MKIILIGSSGSGKSTLTRELSVLTESSVLHLDRVFHAAEHHQREVLRQTTREFIATHECWIIDGNYGSTLDERIPFADVIIWLKVPRLTTLMRVIKRSIKVRCLGQKRLDMASEFVEKWDKEYLEFLKFVWNFPKTEFPQIEENLTKFDAWDKVVILKNRKDKAKYLNTLQKIQKIK from the coding sequence ATGAAAATTATACTTATTGGAAGTTCGGGTAGCGGAAAATCCACACTGACAAGGGAACTGTCAGTACTGACAGAAAGTTCAGTCTTACATTTGGATAGAGTTTTTCACGCCGCAGAGCATCATCAGCGTGAAGTTTTGCGCCAAACGACACGAGAGTTTATTGCAACTCATGAGTGTTGGATTATTGATGGAAACTATGGTTCTACTCTAGATGAGCGGATTCCTTTTGCCGATGTTATCATCTGGTTAAAAGTGCCTAGGCTGACGACTTTGATGCGTGTTATTAAGCGCTCGATAAAAGTTCGATGTCTGGGTCAAAAACGTCTTGATATGGCTTCAGAATTTGTTGAAAAATGGGATAAGGAATATCTCGAATTTTTAAAATTTGTTTGGAATTTTCCTAAAACAGAGTTTCCACAAATTGAAGAAAATTTGACAAAATTTGATGCATGGGATAAAGTGGTTATTTTGAAAAATCGAAAAGACAAGGCAAAATATTTGAATACGTTGCAAAAAATTCAAAAGATAAAATGA
- the rnmV gene encoding ribonuclease M5 has translation MIEKQRINKVIVVEGRDDTANLKRYFDCDTYETGGSSIDEKDIERLKKLHEKRGIVVFTDPDFQGERIRKIIMQAIPTAEHAFLNRAEARPKGKGSLGVEHAKFDDLQKALTGVLGGKNLLTENLSALTQMDLMKFGLVMGVASRRRREFLCEQLRIGYANGKQLLKRLNMFGISFEEVEKVMNGFDEIAK, from the coding sequence GTGATTGAAAAACAAAGAATAAATAAGGTCATCGTCGTTGAAGGACGTGATGATACAGCAAATCTTAAACGATATTTTGATTGTGATACGTATGAAACGGGCGGAAGTTCGATTGATGAAAAAGATATTGAACGTCTCAAAAAACTGCACGAAAAACGAGGAATTGTTGTCTTTACCGACCCAGATTTTCAGGGAGAGAGAATTCGTAAAATAATCATGCAGGCGATTCCAACTGCAGAACACGCTTTTTTAAATCGTGCCGAAGCGCGTCCTAAAGGAAAAGGTTCGCTTGGTGTCGAACATGCCAAGTTTGACGATCTTCAAAAGGCGCTGACAGGAGTGTTAGGCGGTAAAAATTTACTGACAGAAAATCTGTCAGCACTGACGCAAATGGATTTGATGAAATTTGGCTTGGTGATGGGTGTTGCTAGCCGTCGTCGGCGTGAATTTCTTTGTGAACAACTACGGATTGGCTATGCTAATGGTAAGCAATTGCTTAAACGTTTGAATATGTTTGGCATTAGCTTTGAAGAAGTAGAAAAAGTGATGAACGGATTTGACGAAATTGCCAAATAA
- a CDS encoding divergent PAP2 family protein: MQFFTQIAENHILWTAIASWALAQIIKILIDLIRFHKLDWQLLFATGGMPSSHSSLVTALATSVGLDYGFNSALFAIATVFAFVVMYDAQGIRRQAGHQAHFINIILENLGVTIDKNLKELLGHTPIQVGGGAILGIIVALILK; the protein is encoded by the coding sequence ATGCAATTTTTCACGCAAATCGCAGAGAATCACATTTTATGGACAGCAATCGCGAGTTGGGCTTTGGCTCAAATCATAAAAATTTTGATTGACTTAATTCGTTTTCATAAGTTAGATTGGCAGCTTCTTTTTGCAACTGGCGGAATGCCTAGCTCTCATAGTAGCCTAGTTACTGCTTTAGCGACATCTGTCGGATTGGACTACGGCTTTAACTCTGCACTCTTTGCGATTGCAACAGTTTTCGCTTTTGTCGTCATGTATGATGCTCAAGGAATCCGCAGGCAAGCCGGTCACCAAGCTCATTTCATCAATATAATTTTGGAAAATCTCGGTGTCACTATTGACAAGAACTTAAAAGAATTACTTGGACACACTCCTATTCAAGTTGGAGGTGGTGCTATTTTAGGTATTATTGTTGCCCTGATTTTGAAGTGA
- the rsmA gene encoding 16S rRNA (adenine(1518)-N(6)/adenine(1519)-N(6))-dimethyltransferase RsmA has protein sequence MTNTDIDRISNIIRTQDILRRHDFNFKKKFGQNFLTDHNILSKITQTAELSKEVNVIEIGPGIGSLTQYLLEEAAEVMAFEIDKTLIPILTETLAPYDNFTLVNADILKIDLMAAIQNFKNPNLPIKVVANLPYYITTPILMHLIESKIPFAEFVVMMQKEVADRIAAKPNSKAYGSLSIAVQYYMEASVAFVVPRTVFIPAPNVDSAILKMVRRSSPLVEVKDEAWFFKTMHSSFVHRRKTLMNNLQAAFGKENKAEIEQYLQKAEISPSIRAEALSIADFAKLADALLPLK, from the coding sequence ATGACAAATACTGATATTGACCGCATCTCAAACATCATTCGCACGCAAGACATTTTACGGCGTCATGATTTCAATTTTAAGAAAAAGTTTGGACAAAATTTCCTGACAGACCATAATATTTTATCGAAAATCACGCAAACAGCAGAACTTTCAAAAGAAGTTAATGTCATCGAAATTGGTCCTGGTATTGGTTCTTTGACACAGTATTTGCTTGAAGAAGCTGCAGAGGTTATGGCGTTTGAAATTGATAAGACATTGATTCCAATTCTCACAGAGACCCTTGCGCCTTATGATAATTTCACTTTAGTTAATGCGGATATTTTAAAGATTGATTTGATGGCAGCTATCCAGAATTTCAAAAATCCTAATCTGCCCATTAAAGTTGTCGCAAACCTGCCTTATTATATTACAACGCCTATTTTGATGCACTTGATTGAGAGCAAAATTCCTTTTGCTGAATTTGTCGTGATGATGCAAAAAGAGGTAGCAGATAGGATTGCGGCGAAGCCGAATAGTAAGGCTTATGGCTCCTTATCTATTGCGGTGCAATATTATATGGAGGCAAGCGTTGCTTTTGTTGTGCCACGTACTGTTTTCATTCCTGCGCCAAATGTGGATTCTGCGATTTTAAAAATGGTAAGAAGAAGCTCGCCACTTGTTGAGGTCAAAGATGAAGCGTGGTTTTTCAAGACGATGCATAGCAGCTTTGTCCATCGCCGTAAAACTTTGATGAATAATCTTCAGGCTGCTTTTGGCAAAGAAAACAAAGCTGAAATTGAGCAATATTTGCAAAAAGCTGAAATTTCACCATCTATTCGAGCAGAGGCGCTCTCAATTGCTGATTTTGCGAAATTGGCAGACGCTCTATTACCCTTAAAGTAA
- a CDS encoding aminopeptidase P family protein yields the protein MRIENLKAKMARENLDSLLITDMKNIYYLTGFSGTAGTIFLTKTRNIFMTDSRYSEMARGIISGFEIIETRDAISMLTELSIADNVKNVGFEDTVDYAFFKRLSGATPQMELFATTNYLLELRQIKDSSEIRTIQKACEIADEAFSEALKFIEPGRTEIEVANFLDFKMRDMGASGISFDTIVASGKRSSLPHGVATHKMIEFGDVVTIDFGCYYEHYASDMTRTIFVGSVDDKMAEIYHTVQKANQLLIEQARSGMTYADYDRVPREVIETAGFGKYFTHGIGHGLGLDVHEIPYFSQAMLEPVLQSGMVVTDEPGIYLPEFGGVRIEDDLLITDNGCEVLTKAPKELIVI from the coding sequence ATGAGAATTGAAAATCTAAAAGCAAAAATGGCACGTGAAAATCTGGATAGTTTGCTTATCACAGATATGAAAAATATTTACTATTTGACAGGCTTTTCAGGAACAGCTGGAACAATTTTTTTAACTAAAACAAGAAATATCTTTATGACTGATAGCCGTTATAGTGAGATGGCGCGTGGTATTATCAGTGGCTTTGAAATTATTGAAACCAGAGATGCTATCAGTATGCTGACAGAATTGTCAATCGCTGACAATGTCAAAAATGTGGGCTTTGAAGATACAGTGGACTATGCTTTTTTCAAAAGATTATCAGGAGCAACTCCTCAAATGGAACTTTTTGCTACGACAAATTATCTGCTTGAATTGCGTCAAATTAAAGATAGTTCAGAGATTAGAACCATTCAAAAAGCGTGTGAAATCGCTGATGAAGCATTTAGTGAAGCACTTAAATTTATTGAACCAGGTCGCACAGAAATTGAAGTTGCCAATTTCCTTGACTTCAAGATGCGCGATATGGGAGCAAGTGGTATTTCATTTGATACTATTGTTGCCAGCGGTAAAAGAAGCAGCTTGCCGCACGGCGTTGCTACTCATAAAATGATTGAATTTGGCGATGTGGTAACCATTGATTTTGGCTGTTATTATGAGCATTACGCAAGTGACATGACACGGACTATTTTTGTAGGGTCAGTTGATGACAAGATGGCAGAAATTTATCATACGGTGCAAAAAGCGAATCAATTGTTGATTGAGCAAGCGAGATCTGGGATGACTTATGCAGACTACGATCGTGTTCCACGAGAAGTGATTGAAACAGCAGGTTTCGGAAAATATTTCACACATGGTATTGGGCATGGATTAGGATTAGATGTTCATGAAATCCCTTATTTTAGCCAAGCGATGCTAGAGCCAGTTTTGCAAAGTGGAATGGTTGTCACAGATGAACCAGGGATTTATTTACCAGAATTTGGAGGTGTCCGGATTGAAGATGACCTGCTAATTACTGACAACGGCTGTGAAGTGCTGACAAAAGCACCCAAAGAGCTTATCGTTATTTGA
- the efp gene encoding elongation factor P produces the protein MVLAKDLKSGMTFLNGDKLLRVMEASHHKPGKGNTIMRMKLKDVRSGSTFDDTYRPEDKFEQAVIETVNAQYLYQMDDTAFFMNNETYDQYEIPVEQVKDELLYVLENTDVKIQFYGTEVIGIQLPTTVILEVTETQPSIKGATVTGSGKPATMETGLVVNVPDFVEVGTKLEINTMTGEYLKRA, from the coding sequence ATGGTTTTAGCAAAAGATCTTAAATCAGGTATGACATTTTTGAACGGAGATAAACTTCTTCGTGTTATGGAAGCAAGCCACCACAAACCAGGTAAAGGTAATACAATCATGCGTATGAAACTTAAAGATGTACGCTCAGGTTCAACATTTGATGACACTTATCGTCCTGAAGATAAATTTGAACAAGCAGTTATCGAAACAGTAAATGCTCAATATCTCTACCAAATGGATGATACAGCGTTTTTCATGAACAATGAAACTTATGACCAATATGAAATTCCAGTTGAACAAGTCAAAGATGAATTGCTTTATGTCCTCGAAAATACTGACGTAAAAATCCAATTTTACGGTACAGAAGTAATTGGGATTCAACTTCCAACAACTGTTATTCTCGAAGTTACTGAAACACAACCATCAATCAAAGGCGCAACTGTTACAGGTTCAGGTAAACCAGCAACAATGGAAACAGGTCTTGTGGTTAACGTTCCAGACTTCGTTGAAGTAGGTACAAAACTTGAAATCAACACAATGACAGGCGAATATTTGAAACGTGCATAA
- a CDS encoding Asp23/Gls24 family envelope stress response protein, translated as MAEKTVHSEELGDIVIAPEVLEVIIGITTAKIEGVYALRNKRFSDRLGKKNEGRGVYIDSKDDKVTVDIYVYLTYGVSVPAVAAKIQKEVKEAVAQATEIIVDEVNIHIVGVVTEKLPKPALEDLFDEGFFDA; from the coding sequence ATGGCAGAAAAAACTGTACATTCTGAAGAACTTGGTGATATCGTCATTGCTCCCGAAGTTCTTGAAGTTATTATTGGCATTACAACAGCCAAAATCGAAGGTGTTTATGCGCTCCGTAACAAACGTTTTTCAGACCGACTTGGTAAGAAAAATGAAGGACGAGGGGTTTACATTGACTCAAAAGATGATAAAGTTACTGTTGACATCTATGTTTACCTCACATATGGCGTGAGTGTACCAGCAGTTGCTGCAAAAATTCAAAAAGAAGTGAAAGAAGCAGTCGCTCAAGCCACTGAAATTATAGTTGATGAAGTAAATATCCATATTGTGGGTGTTGTAACAGAGAAACTTCCAAAACCAGCGCTTGAAGATTTGTTTGACGAGGGATTTTTTGATGCCTAA
- the nusB gene encoding transcription antitermination factor NusB has product MPKTLNQHQIRRRAVQALFSYKVQNDMATTVVSEFRKNVESLEAALSQPIRFEVEYRDERITVRKFPKQLSKPLEAIAGIYDILGVENVEKTAVTKAMTFMRDFGGLTKKMNEYEANDLFKGIMANLKLVKLFQIDLDDEAPVAPKVLEFLRALPQDSTSEQALATFQKIFSMLHENILEKYTLDLFTPVQLQNELDEKLSQAELKAQAQTDELLRKTKVFVLNYDNDAPEAIEAPEYFTTLVDGILANSTTLEAELSKYLAKNWSFARLTLVEQSLLLVAAYEIMFTDTPDVVAVNEAIELSKDFSDEKSSRFVNGVLTNLVK; this is encoded by the coding sequence ATGCCTAAGACGCTCAATCAACATCAAATTCGTAGACGTGCTGTGCAAGCGTTGTTTAGCTATAAAGTCCAAAATGATATGGCAACAACTGTTGTCAGCGAGTTTCGTAAAAATGTGGAAAGTCTTGAAGCAGCTTTATCGCAACCCATTCGTTTTGAAGTCGAATATAGAGATGAACGCATTACAGTTCGCAAATTCCCAAAGCAACTTTCTAAACCATTAGAAGCTATTGCAGGAATTTATGACATTCTTGGTGTGGAAAATGTTGAAAAAACAGCAGTGACTAAAGCAATGACTTTCATGCGTGATTTTGGTGGTCTCACGAAAAAAATGAATGAATACGAAGCTAACGATTTGTTCAAAGGTATCATGGCAAATTTGAAACTTGTGAAATTGTTCCAAATTGACCTTGATGATGAAGCACCAGTAGCACCAAAAGTTCTAGAATTTTTGCGTGCTTTACCGCAAGATTCAACGAGTGAACAAGCACTTGCTACTTTCCAAAAAATATTCTCAATGCTTCATGAAAATATTTTGGAGAAATATACCCTTGACTTATTTACCCCTGTTCAACTACAAAATGAGTTGGATGAAAAATTAAGTCAGGCTGAGCTTAAAGCTCAAGCTCAAACGGATGAATTGTTGAGAAAAACAAAAGTTTTTGTGCTCAACTATGATAATGATGCCCCAGAAGCTATTGAAGCGCCTGAATACTTCACCACTTTGGTTGATGGTATCCTTGCAAACTCAACCACGCTTGAGGCAGAGCTTTCAAAATATTTAGCAAAAAATTGGTCCTTTGCGCGCTTAACCTTAGTTGAGCAAAGTCTCCTTTTAGTTGCCGCTTACGAAATCATGTTTACAGACACCCCAGATGTTGTCGCAGTCAATGAAGCGATTGAACTTTCAAAAGATTTCAGTGATGAAAAGTCAAGTCGATTTGTCAATGGCGTGCTGACTAATTTGGTTAAATGA